The genomic interval GCCGGAGAAGAAGCCGGTGAACATCGGGTCGTCGGCCGAGAGCGCGTCGGCGGGGACTCCCTCCACGTCGGCGTGTTCCCGGGGGAGGCCCGCACCCATGAACCCGGTCCGGCGTCCCGCGACGGAGAACACCGCCCCGAGGCGGTGTTCGACCGACGCGTCGCCGAGTCGCTCGCTCGACCCGAACATCGCGTTCTCGACCCTCGTGAGGTTCGAGGCGGTGTCGCTCGACAGGACGAGCGCCGCGTCGTAGGACTGGAGGTCGGGGTCGTCGGTCCGCGAGAGGACGGTCGGGCGCTCTATCGGCGACTTCTCGATGGCGTCGATGCGCTCGAAGTAGTCGGTCCCCCACGCCAGCGCGTGAAAGAGGCCGTCGGGTGCCCACTCGAAGGCGGCTTCGAGCGTGCGCATGGCGCGCTCGACCGTGCGCGCGGCGTCGTTCGACGGCTCGGCGTCGAGCGACAGCAGGAGCACCCGCCGATACTGCGGTTGGATGTCGTTCCCGTCGCCGTCGGTTCTGAGCGCGTCGGTCTGGCCGAACTGCGTCTCCGGTAGCGAGTCGGCGTGCGGGTTGGCCGCCAGACCCCGAACGCCCTCCCCGGCCGACGGGTCGAGGAGGCGACTGCAGCCCGCGAGTCCGACCGTCCCGGACAGCACCGCCAGCCGTTCGAGCACCGCCCGCCGGGTGGTCATGGCTACGCACTAACGCACCGACGACCAAAAACACATCCCCCGTCGTTCGGGCCGTCGGCGGCGAACTATCCCGATTCAGATAGTTCCCGCGTCGGGGATAGCGGGGAGAGGTTTCTTGATGATTGGCGTGCAAACGGTGTGCAATGGCGCTCGGCGGGATTCCACCGGTCGCGCACGCGGGACCGAACCTGCCGCTACCCACGGCGCTCGCCGTCCCGATACTCGCGGTGGGACTGGTGGTGGTCCTCGCGGTGGCGTACGACGCCTACCGGGTGTACGGCGAGCGCACGACGGAGTCCGACACCGACCATGTCTGAACGAACCATCGCGACGGCACCGACGCTGCTCGGGTATCTCCGGAGGGCCGTCTACGCCCTCGCCTCGCTGCTCGCGCTCGCCCTGCTGGTCGTTGGGACCATCGCGGTCATCGCCGAACTCAAGGGGACCTGGCACTGGTCCATCCACCTCGAATCCACCATCAGTTACGTCGGCGTGTTCGTCGGCTGGCTCCTGGTGGTGCTGGTCCCGCTGACGGGCGCGCTCTTCGCGGGGAGGGTCCTGTATGAGTAGGCGGGCCCGCGTGCTCTCGTTGCTCGGGGTCGTCCCGCTCGTCGGCCTCCTCGCGCTCGTCGTCGGCGTGGGAACCGTCGCCCTCTACGCCGAATCGCGGAAGAACTGGACGGCGTACTTCCTGATGGAGCGGGCCATGGTCGTGGGTGCCGAGGTCGTCGTCCCGCTCGTCGCGGTCGCGCTCGTGGGTTCGCTCGTCCTCGTGTTCGTCGCACCCCGGTTCGACCGGTGAGCGACGCCTCGGGCGGAGCGAGTCGGCAGGACGCCCGGCGGGCGTCCTGCCACCGAAGCTTTATCACATCGGTCTCCGTACTCGATGTTAGCTCATGTCACACCAAGACAGCGGCTGGCGACCGAAAGGCGTCGAGACCTACGACGGGTTCGACGTGTACGACCACGGGGTCTGGCCGAACGAACTCAACAAGGGCGAGGTAGACGGCGAGCTGACACTCCGCAAGGAGTGACGGTGCCGTCGCGTCCCGAGCGACGCGCCGCGTCGCTCGGGACGCGCGATAGCGGTTCTTCTCGGCGATAGCGGTTCTTCTCGCCGATAGCCGTTCTCCCTGCAACTGGGCGCTCGCCCGCGAGAGCGCGGCGTGGGCGATTCGGTCACCCCGGGACCATCTGTGCGACCAGTTCGTCCTCGAAGGTGACGAGTCCCCCGAACGCGAGGCTGGCCGCGAGGAACAGCCCCGGGTCGGCCTTCTCGCGCACGTCGTCGACGAACGCGTCGGCCCACTCCAGCAGGTGCTCGTCGAGGAACACCCGCTCGAAGCCGAACGCCTCCTCCTCGCCGCGTCGCTGTCGGTCGACGAGGTGTCGCAGGAACGCGAGTTCCACCGCGACGAAGTCGGCCTCCTCGGGGTACTCCTCCGGGGGCTCCCAGCCGACCGCGGCGTAGCTCTCCTCGACGGCCACCAGTCCGTCGCCGATGAAGTCGGTGTCCTCGCGGTAGTACGTCTCGTGGGGGAGCACCGGGGGTCGCGGGCCGACGAACAGCCGGGTGTACTCGCGTTCGAGTTCGTCGCGGACGTCGGCCACGTCCTCGCCCCGGTTGCGCTCGATCCACGACTCCAGCATCGCGAACCCCTCGTCCATCTCGGGGGTCACCGACTCCTCCGGGAGTTCGACCTCCCCCTCGATCAGGTCGGCGACGAACGCCTCGGTGGGCGCGTCCCAGAACGCTTCGATGAGGAAGTCGATCAGTTCGAGCCGTGCCGTGTAGATTGCTTCGTCGTTCATCGTGCCCGCCCTCCTTCGAACAGCAGTGCCGTGCGACAGTCGCCGCAGTACTCGAAGATGCTGTGGTCCGAGGCCGGTGCGATTCCCTCCACGAGGTCGCCGACCTCCGCCTCGATCTTGGTCGCGGTCCCGGCGCTCGCGAACGGCTTGCCACAGCGGACGCATTCGAGCATCTCGCCGTCGTGGACGCGCGACCACGCCGGGTCCTCGCCCGCCCGGTTCTCGGGGAGCAACGAGAGGTCGAGGCCGTCGCGCATCGTTATCGCGGTCTCGGGACACCCCTCCTCGCAGAGGCCGCAGTTGACACAGCGCTCGTGGTTGAATTCGAGGTCTGCGTCGTCGGTCCGCCGGATGGCGTCGGTCGGACACAGCGTCGAACAGGTCGGCGTGAGGTTGCAGGCGTCTGCGACCTCCATCCTGCCGAAGTCCTTCAGGCCGCGGACGACCTCCCGCTCGGGGTCGACGTGGTCGAGGATGCGACGGACGCTTTCGAGCGTCCAGTCGTGACTGTTGAACGCCCGAGCGTCGTCGTCGCGAGCGCCGCCCTCGGCCTCGTACCCGTCGCTCGGGACCGGCGACTCCGCGACGGTCTCGACCGCGAACCGGGAGAGGTCCTCGACGAACGCGCCGGGGTCGTCGGCCTCGGGGGCGAAGAAGCCGACGCGCTCGCCCAGCCCAAGGTCCCGCGTCGCCCTGCCGAGTCGGTCGACGAGTTCGGCCTTCGGCTCGGGCCCCGAGTGGACGCAGTCGCCGCCACAGCCGACGATGGCGACCCCGTCGGCACCGGCGGCGAGCGCGTGCATTACGTGGGCCTCGCCGACCGTGTCGGTGCAGTTCACGCCGACCGGGAGTATCGGGGGGTACGCCAGTTCCTCCTCGCGCGCGCGTCGCCCGTACGCGCGGAGTCGTTCGCGGGCGCGCTCCGAGCAGACGAACGCGACGATCTCGGTGTCGAGCGCGGTGTCCGACCGCCACGGGAGCCATCCGCCGTCGTCGTCTTCGGCGGTCAGAAGCGCCTCGACCTCCCGGGCTATCCGCTCGTTCGACGGTTCGCGCAGCTTCGTCGCGCCGGTCGGACACGCGCTCGTGCACGCACCGCAGTTCTGACACGAGACCGGGTCGAACGAGACCTCGTCGACGGCCGGGCGGTCGACGGCTCCGTGGGGGCAGGCGTCGACGCAGGCGGTACAGCCCTGCTGGCTCGACGCTCCGGCGGCACACACCTCCATCTCGAGGTCGAGGAAGTCGGGCTTCTCGATGCCGCCGAGGTTCGACACCACCGCCGAGACGGTGGCGGCGTCGACCGGGCCCGTGTAGAACCCCAGCTGGCCGCCGCGGGCGGGCGCGGTTCCGTCGGGGTGGACTACCTGGTCGAACTCGAGGGCCCTCGTGACGCCGTCGAGGTCGATGGCGTCTGTCGGGCAGACCTCGACCCACTCGCCGTCGGGCGCGTCGGGGTCGATATCGACGGGCTCGGCCGTCACCATCCCCTCGGGCCCCTCGGCGACGCAGTCCATGCAGGAGATGCACTCGTCGGTGACGCGG from Halorussus salilacus carries:
- a CDS encoding Dyp-type peroxidase, yielding MTTRRAVLERLAVLSGTVGLAGCSRLLDPSAGEGVRGLAANPHADSLPETQFGQTDALRTDGDGNDIQPQYRRVLLLSLDAEPSNDAARTVERAMRTLEAAFEWAPDGLFHALAWGTDYFERIDAIEKSPIERPTVLSRTDDPDLQSYDAALVLSSDTASNLTRVENAMFGSSERLGDASVEHRLGAVFSVAGRRTGFMGAGLPREHADVEGVPADALSADDPMFTGFFSGRKRTQASEQRVRIDGGTFDGGTTMHLSHLTEDLDRWWTDFDAADRVTHMFSPDVTPEDVESFGTDVPFADAAREHAQEHGVVGHHEKVARARKDGEPLVLRRDFNTVDGGQAGVHFLSLQRDIADFRRTRRAMNGWYLRDENSQVTDRKNNGLLEFITVQSRANFYVPPRKGRAFPLL
- a CDS encoding TorD/DmsD family molecular chaperone gives rise to the protein MNDEAIYTARLELIDFLIEAFWDAPTEAFVADLIEGEVELPEESVTPEMDEGFAMLESWIERNRGEDVADVRDELEREYTRLFVGPRPPVLPHETYYREDTDFIGDGLVAVEESYAAVGWEPPEEYPEEADFVAVELAFLRHLVDRQRRGEEEAFGFERVFLDEHLLEWADAFVDDVREKADPGLFLAASLAFGGLVTFEDELVAQMVPG
- a CDS encoding hydrogenase iron-sulfur subunit, with the protein product MNVGAFVCSCGGSCEVDLDGVRDGVRDVDVVASSELLCQDGLDAMSAVVDEYELDELIVTAPDRSCRDRIRDFVGETGLHPEAAEFVNHREECAWVHDADAATEKTARMINATAAGRREEAVSRTVSREAGETVAVVGDPAVASSLAESADVTLLADGRDFEGAEDLGDVTVERGRVVDVSGEYGEFEVTVEARVTDECISCMDCVAEGPEGMVTAEPVDIDPDAPDGEWVEVCPTDAIDLDGVTRALEFDQVVHPDGTAPARGGQLGFYTGPVDAATVSAVVSNLGGIEKPDFLDLEMEVCAAGASSQQGCTACVDACPHGAVDRPAVDEVSFDPVSCQNCGACTSACPTGATKLREPSNERIAREVEALLTAEDDDGGWLPWRSDTALDTEIVAFVCSERARERLRAYGRRAREEELAYPPILPVGVNCTDTVGEAHVMHALAAGADGVAIVGCGGDCVHSGPEPKAELVDRLGRATRDLGLGERVGFFAPEADDPGAFVEDLSRFAVETVAESPVPSDGYEAEGGARDDDARAFNSHDWTLESVRRILDHVDPEREVVRGLKDFGRMEVADACNLTPTCSTLCPTDAIRRTDDADLEFNHERCVNCGLCEEGCPETAITMRDGLDLSLLPENRAGEDPAWSRVHDGEMLECVRCGKPFASAGTATKIEAEVGDLVEGIAPASDHSIFEYCGDCRTALLFEGGRAR